One genomic window of Microscilla marina ATCC 23134 includes the following:
- a CDS encoding ClbS/DfsB family four-helix bundle protein, with amino-acid sequence MPKPRTKAELLDTSQKNYSLLCELIAGFDEDIQNTTFPEGYLNRNIRDVLAHLHHWHLLMTEWYTIGMNGQKPAMPAEGYRWKDTPKLNQVIQKKYANTELFRVKILFDTSYNIVQKLILQHSNDELFEKKHYPWTGSTSLGAYLISATASHYDWAYKLIKKCVKQATQTV; translated from the coding sequence ATGCCTAAACCTCGAACTAAAGCAGAATTACTTGATACCAGTCAGAAAAATTACTCGCTTTTATGTGAGTTAATTGCTGGTTTTGATGAAGATATACAAAATACCACATTTCCTGAGGGATATCTTAACCGTAATATTCGGGATGTGCTGGCTCACTTGCATCATTGGCATTTGTTAATGACAGAGTGGTATACTATAGGAATGAATGGGCAAAAACCCGCTATGCCTGCTGAGGGTTATCGTTGGAAAGATACTCCTAAACTTAATCAGGTAATTCAAAAAAAATACGCCAATACAGAGCTATTCCGAGTAAAAATATTGTTCGACACTTCATATAATATTGTTCAAAAACTCATTCTCCAACATAGCAATGACGAGTTGTTTGAAAAGAAACACTACCCTTGGACAGGGTCTACATCATTGGGAGCTTACCTTATCTCGGCCACAGCCAGCCATTATGATTGGGCTTACAAGCTAATCAAAAAATGTGTGAAACAAGCTACTCAAACCGTTTAA